A section of the Chryseobacterium ginsenosidimutans genome encodes:
- a CDS encoding nucleotide exchange factor GrpE has product MMENQDINEESINNQQDTNIQNKATTEENVTAQPTAEELLAEEKDRYIRLYAEFENYKKRTSKEKTEFFQYANQDMMVSMLGVLDDFERAIKEIAKNGNAADLQGVELIYNKFKNKLTEKGLKPMEVRAGDTFNVDFHEAITQIPAPSEDLKGKIVDVIETGYTLGDKVIRFAKVVTGN; this is encoded by the coding sequence ATTATGGAAAATCAGGATATTAACGAAGAAAGCATCAATAATCAACAAGATACAAATATCCAGAACAAAGCAACGACTGAAGAAAATGTGACAGCTCAACCAACTGCAGAGGAACTTTTGGCAGAAGAGAAAGACCGTTACATCAGATTATATGCTGAGTTCGAAAACTATAAAAAAAGAACTTCAAAAGAGAAAACGGAATTCTTCCAGTATGCAAATCAGGATATGATGGTTTCTATGCTTGGTGTTTTAGATGACTTTGAAAGAGCGATTAAAGAAATTGCTAAAAACGGAAATGCTGCCGATCTTCAAGGTGTTGAATTGATCTATAACAAATTCAAAAATAAATTGACTGAAAAAGGATTAAAGCCAATGGAAGTAAGAGCCGGAGATACCTTCAATGTTGACTTCCACGAAGCTATTACTCAAATCCCTGCTCCATCAGAAGATTTAAAAGGAAAAATAGTAGATGTAATCGAAACAGGATATACTTTAGGCGATAAAGTAATCCGATTTGCAAAAGTAGTTACCGGTAATTAA
- a CDS encoding Nramp family divalent metal transporter, with translation MNLNLKPAWRKDKTSHSLSEVYSSVKVPKNASFWRKYLAFAGPGLMVAVGYMDPGNWATDIAGGAQFGYTLLSVILISNIFAMVLQHLSVKLGVVAERDLAQACRDHFGPKTNFMLWVFCEIAIAACDLAEVIGSAIALNLLFHIPLTWGIVITTIDVLFILLLQAKGFRWIESIVGGLIFIILACFIYELIISKPAINELLGGLVPQKEIIQNPAMLYIAIGILGATVMPHNLYLHSSIVQTRDYTRDREGKKEAIKFATLDSTVSLMLAFFINAAILILAAATFHVTGNKNVADIHDAYKMLTPILGASMASIIFAIALLASGQNSTLTGTLAGQIVMEGFLNIRLKPWLRRLITRLIAVIPALIVAILYGEEGTTQLLVLSQVILSMQLSFAVVPLVMFTNDKAKMGEFVNKPIMKISVWIISFVIIILNLYLLYQTFFGE, from the coding sequence ATGAATCTGAATTTAAAACCCGCTTGGCGAAAAGATAAAACATCACACTCTCTATCAGAAGTTTATTCTTCAGTTAAAGTTCCTAAAAACGCCAGTTTTTGGAGAAAATATCTAGCTTTTGCAGGCCCAGGATTAATGGTTGCTGTAGGATATATGGATCCCGGCAACTGGGCTACGGATATTGCAGGCGGTGCACAATTTGGGTATACACTTCTTTCTGTAATATTAATTTCGAATATTTTTGCGATGGTTTTACAGCATTTATCTGTAAAACTTGGAGTTGTAGCAGAGAGAGATTTGGCTCAGGCTTGTAGAGATCATTTTGGTCCTAAAACCAATTTTATGCTTTGGGTTTTCTGTGAAATTGCCATTGCTGCATGTGATCTTGCCGAAGTGATCGGTTCTGCAATTGCATTAAATTTACTTTTTCATATTCCTTTGACTTGGGGAATTGTGATTACCACAATTGATGTTTTATTTATTCTTTTATTACAGGCAAAAGGTTTCCGCTGGATTGAAAGTATTGTCGGCGGTTTAATTTTTATTATTCTCGCCTGCTTTATTTATGAATTAATTATTTCAAAACCTGCCATTAATGAACTTTTGGGCGGATTGGTTCCACAAAAAGAAATAATTCAGAATCCTGCAATGCTCTACATTGCGATTGGTATTTTAGGTGCAACGGTGATGCCTCACAACTTATATTTACACAGCAGTATTGTACAAACAAGAGATTATACGCGTGACAGGGAAGGCAAAAAAGAAGCTATAAAATTTGCAACATTAGATAGTACAGTTTCTTTAATGCTAGCTTTCTTTATTAATGCGGCAATCTTAATTCTTGCTGCCGCAACCTTTCACGTAACAGGAAATAAAAACGTTGCAGATATTCATGATGCCTATAAAATGCTGACACCCATTTTGGGAGCTTCTATGGCAAGTATTATTTTTGCAATTGCTTTACTGGCATCAGGACAAAACTCTACGCTAACAGGAACTCTTGCCGGACAAATCGTAATGGAAGGCTTCTTAAACATCAGGCTAAAACCATGGCTAAGACGTTTAATTACAAGATTAATCGCCGTAATTCCTGCTCTAATTGTTGCTATTCTTTATGGTGAAGAAGGAACAACCCAATTGTTGGTTTTAAGTCAGGTAATTTTATCAATGCAATTGAGTTTTGCGGTAGTTCCATTGGTTATGTTTACGAATGATAAAGCCAAAATGGGAGAATTTGTGAACAAGCCGATCATGAAAATATCAGTCTGGATTATCTCATTTGTCATTATTATTTTAAACCTTTATTTGTTGTACCAGACATTTTTTGGAGAGTAA
- a CDS encoding OmpA family protein translates to MSLNLIDLIKGQLGPALVSQAASQLGESESGISKAIGGLLPAILGGLANNSNNPSVVDAITNASSSGILGNLLGGSSNNSIISSLLSAIFGGKLSGLVSSIATFAGISTNSSSSLLNMVTGATVGTIGKYAADNNLDKSGISGLLNDQKGIISTLLPAGLSLASLNIGDWAKGYKFDNDNDTIKTTASEGPKIEVTRSTTPTGTFPERNNNDSGSSIWKWLLPLLLLLAAGYFIWKQCEKKQTTTTMVAGDSSAVVKDTATTLADTGSTTVTTAKVDENIDLNGVSLKGYKGGMEDNMIVFLKSGGYKNAKDDAALKTTWYNFDHVNFKMGSADQLEAGSEGQLQNLVAILKAYPEAKVKIGGYTDKTGDEAKNLKLSAERANYIKSWLNKQGVGSQVTGADGYGSEFATVDAKASDAERAADRKMAVRFAK, encoded by the coding sequence ATGTCTTTAAACCTTATTGATTTAATTAAAGGACAATTAGGTCCCGCTCTAGTATCTCAGGCTGCATCACAGCTTGGAGAAAGTGAATCAGGAATTTCAAAAGCAATTGGAGGTTTATTACCTGCCATTTTGGGTGGTTTGGCAAATAATTCTAATAATCCCAGTGTTGTGGATGCCATTACAAATGCATCATCGAGTGGAATTTTAGGAAATCTACTGGGAGGCTCTTCTAATAACTCGATTATTTCCTCTTTATTGTCTGCTATTTTTGGAGGCAAATTGAGCGGTTTGGTTAGTTCTATAGCCACTTTTGCAGGGATCAGCACCAACTCCTCAAGTTCTTTACTGAATATGGTTACAGGAGCTACGGTAGGAACAATCGGGAAATATGCTGCCGATAATAATTTAGATAAATCTGGAATTTCAGGTTTATTAAATGACCAGAAAGGAATTATTTCTACATTATTACCTGCCGGACTTTCTTTAGCATCTTTAAATATTGGAGATTGGGCTAAAGGATACAAGTTTGACAATGATAACGATACAATAAAAACAACAGCTTCAGAAGGACCTAAAATTGAGGTTACAAGAAGTACTACACCTACAGGAACTTTTCCTGAAAGAAATAACAATGATAGCGGAAGCTCAATCTGGAAATGGTTGCTTCCGCTTTTGCTTTTACTTGCCGCAGGATATTTTATCTGGAAGCAATGTGAAAAGAAACAAACAACGACGACAATGGTTGCCGGTGATTCTTCTGCGGTTGTTAAAGACACGGCAACTACTCTTGCTGATACCGGTTCTACAACTGTAACAACTGCTAAAGTTGATGAAAATATCGACTTAAACGGTGTAAGCCTAAAAGGCTACAAAGGCGGAATGGAAGACAATATGATCGTTTTTCTAAAATCCGGAGGTTATAAAAATGCTAAAGATGATGCTGCTTTGAAAACCACATGGTACAACTTTGATCATGTAAACTTCAAAATGGGTAGCGCTGATCAATTAGAAGCAGGTTCTGAAGGTCAATTACAGAATCTAGTTGCTATTTTAAAAGCGTACCCCGAAGCAAAAGTAAAAATCGGAGGATATACTGACAAAACAGGAGATGAAGCTAAAAACTTAAAATTATCTGCTGAAAGAGCAAACTACATTAAATCTTGGCTAAACAAACAAGGTGTAGGATCTCAGGTTACGGGAGCTGATGGATATGGAAGTGAGTTTGCAACGGTTGATGCTAAAGCATCCGATGCTGAGAGAGCGGCTGACAGAAAAATGGCAGTAAGATTCGCAAAATAA
- the proS gene encoding proline--tRNA ligase, with the protein MAKLTSRSEDYSKWYNELVVKADLAENSGVRGCMVIKPYGYAIWEKMRDEMDKKFKETGHVNAYFPLFVPKSLFEAEEKNAAGFAKECAVVTHYRLKTDPDNPAKLIVDPDAKLEEELIVRPTSEAIIWSTYKNWIQSYRDLPILINQWANVVRWEMRTRLFLRTAEFLWQEGHTAHATKDEAVEEAEKMNKVYADFAENFMAMPVIQGIKTPSERFAGADETYCIEALMQDGKALQAGTSHFLGQNFAKAFDVKFTNKEGKIEHAWATSWGTSTRLMGALIMTHSDDFGLVLPPTLAPIQVVIVPIFKGEEQLEQISEVALDIQAKLRAKGISVKFDNDTHNKPGWKFAEYELKGVPVRIAMGPRDLENKSVEIARRDNLTKETHSIEGLDSYIDELLKTIQKDLYTKAVNFRKDNITKADTYEEFKKVLEEKGGFIYAHWDGTAEEEEQIKDETKATIRCIPLDDDIEEGISLISGKPSKRRVLFAKAY; encoded by the coding sequence ATGGCAAAATTAACCTCAAGAAGCGAAGATTACAGCAAATGGTATAATGAATTGGTGGTAAAAGCCGATTTAGCTGAAAACTCAGGAGTAAGAGGATGCATGGTAATAAAACCTTATGGCTATGCAATCTGGGAGAAAATGCGTGACGAAATGGACAAAAAGTTCAAAGAAACAGGTCACGTGAATGCTTATTTCCCGCTTTTTGTGCCCAAGAGCTTATTTGAGGCTGAAGAAAAGAATGCTGCAGGTTTTGCAAAAGAATGTGCTGTTGTTACCCATTATAGATTAAAAACAGATCCGGATAACCCTGCGAAACTTATCGTAGATCCGGATGCTAAGCTGGAAGAAGAATTAATCGTTCGTCCAACATCGGAAGCAATCATCTGGAGCACATATAAAAACTGGATTCAATCTTACAGAGATTTACCAATATTAATTAACCAATGGGCAAATGTTGTACGTTGGGAAATGAGAACCCGTCTATTCTTAAGAACGGCAGAATTCTTATGGCAGGAAGGTCACACCGCTCACGCTACAAAAGATGAAGCTGTTGAAGAAGCTGAAAAAATGAATAAAGTATATGCAGATTTTGCAGAAAACTTTATGGCAATGCCGGTAATTCAGGGGATAAAAACTCCTTCTGAAAGATTTGCAGGAGCTGATGAAACGTATTGTATCGAAGCCTTAATGCAGGATGGTAAAGCGCTTCAGGCAGGAACATCTCACTTTTTAGGACAGAATTTTGCCAAAGCATTTGATGTAAAATTCACGAACAAAGAAGGAAAAATAGAACATGCATGGGCGACATCTTGGGGAACTTCAACACGTTTGATGGGCGCTTTAATTATGACGCATTCAGATGATTTCGGATTGGTATTACCTCCGACTTTGGCTCCGATTCAGGTAGTAATCGTTCCTATCTTTAAAGGAGAAGAACAATTGGAGCAGATCAGTGAAGTAGCTTTAGATATTCAGGCTAAACTGAGAGCGAAAGGTATTTCTGTGAAATTCGACAATGATACCCACAACAAACCGGGCTGGAAATTTGCTGAATACGAATTAAAAGGTGTTCCTGTAAGAATTGCAATGGGACCAAGAGATCTTGAAAACAAGTCTGTTGAAATCGCAAGAAGAGATAATTTAACAAAAGAGACTCATTCTATTGAAGGATTAGATTCTTACATCGACGAATTATTAAAAACAATTCAAAAAGACCTTTACACTAAAGCGGTAAATTTCAGAAAAGACAATATCACAAAAGCTGATACTTATGAAGAGTTTAAAAAAGTTTTAGAAGAAAAAGGAGGCTTCATCTATGCACATTGGGACGGAACTGCCGAAGAAGAAGAGCAGATTAAAGACGAAACCAAGGCAACAATAAGATGTATTCCTTTGGATGATGATATTGAAGAAGGTATTTCTTTAATCTCCGGAAAACCATCTAAAAGACGAGTTTTATTTGCAAAAGCATATTAA
- a CDS encoding prolyl-tRNA synthetase, translating to MLKSKGILAISGGLLLVSCGAQMGGYSETDGVYYDPNKDTLPEGVIINDRGNRVGEEYDYYQDDSNVIQNAEANSREGRYDSWNDYSGNATATDSDWGNFAGSQTNYYDNSWSSPWGWGGYYGYNPYWGYGGGYGWGLGLSWGSSWGWGGGWNMGWGYSPYWGGYYNPYWGGYYAGYGYPYWGYGYGGGYWGGNYYRPNYRRSGANGRGFNSYNGGFANKYGVTSGGFRRNNNNAGGFRNGNTTNGGFRGGFRNGNTNGGFRGQNNQNGVRPQGGFRNPNQSQPRPSYNYPQQSQPRNDGGFRNNGGNYNNSNSGGGFRSGGGGFGGGNSGGGGFRSSGGGGGFRGGR from the coding sequence ATGCTAAAATCTAAAGGGATTCTGGCAATATCAGGCGGATTATTACTTGTGTCTTGCGGCGCTCAGATGGGTGGATACAGCGAGACAGATGGCGTTTACTACGACCCTAATAAAGATACACTTCCTGAAGGGGTAATTATTAATGACAGAGGAAACAGAGTAGGAGAAGAGTACGATTACTATCAGGATGATTCAAATGTTATCCAAAATGCTGAAGCCAATTCCAGAGAAGGTAGATATGACTCTTGGAATGACTATAGCGGAAACGCAACTGCTACAGATTCAGATTGGGGTAACTTCGCAGGATCTCAAACCAATTATTATGACAATTCCTGGAGTTCTCCATGGGGTTGGGGCGGTTATTACGGCTATAACCCATATTGGGGATATGGTGGAGGTTACGGTTGGGGTCTTGGACTTTCATGGGGCAGCTCATGGGGTTGGGGCGGCGGCTGGAATATGGGATGGGGTTACTCACCATATTGGGGCGGTTACTATAACCCATACTGGGGTGGCTATTACGCAGGTTACGGATATCCTTATTGGGGTTACGGATACGGTGGTGGATATTGGGGCGGTAATTATTACAGACCTAACTACAGAAGAAGCGGTGCAAACGGAAGAGGATTTAATTCTTACAATGGAGGATTTGCCAACAAGTATGGTGTAACTTCTGGTGGCTTCAGAAGAAATAATAATAATGCAGGAGGCTTCAGAAACGGAAATACTACAAATGGAGGTTTCAGAGGAGGCTTTAGAAACGGAAATACCAATGGAGGCTTTAGAGGTCAAAATAATCAAAATGGAGTGAGACCTCAAGGTGGATTCCGTAATCCAAATCAAAGCCAGCCAAGGCCAAGCTATAATTATCCACAACAATCTCAGCCAAGAAATGACGGAGGTTTCAGAAACAACGGTGGAAACTACAACAACTCCAATAGTGGAGGTGGTTTCAGATCTGGAGGCGGTGGCTTCGGTGGAGGAAACAGTGGCGGCGGCGGATTTAGATCCAGCGGCGGAGGCGGTGGCTTCAGAGGTGGTAGATAA
- a CDS encoding OmpP1/FadL family transporter, translating into MLKKSLAIMSISAAFFAQAQDVSVIRNTVDVYSNAPNVGSAKFNAMGGSNGALGGDANSLLTNPAGLGVAISGEVSGTLLISNNKNTSSYAGSSTGYTINKGDLGNLSGVMTFQLMTESAWKFVNIGINYSNQSIENYVETPGNSNLIYDFDATNSSSFGKHAYDRYGYLSKTSVGVGANYNNNLYLGAGLNFLNSSIDQSDTAIFNSLSGGGSETFSKQNTPFYERGNGFSASLGVISKLSPNFRVGAALETPTFWNIDRSYNFYNDPIYGDDYATENRKLTSPLKATVSAAFIASKSFSLNVDYTLGLTKPKYKVYGDAETELNDFFKDNAKNLSEVKVGAEYRIKQFRLRGGYSYASSPFDALSISRYADNGDIVDNQSYNNLILSDRNALSFGVGYDFKSFYIDASYQNITSKYSNPLLYGVIDGNYEAGYYSPTRLISSDAYVVSDVKNIRNNFFFTVGWKF; encoded by the coding sequence ATGTTAAAAAAATCTTTAGCAATAATGAGTATTTCTGCAGCATTTTTTGCGCAGGCTCAAGATGTTTCTGTGATAAGAAATACTGTAGATGTTTATTCTAATGCTCCCAATGTAGGTTCTGCCAAGTTTAATGCAATGGGAGGTTCCAACGGAGCTTTGGGAGGAGATGCCAATTCTTTATTGACTAACCCTGCAGGTTTAGGGGTTGCAATTTCAGGAGAGGTTTCAGGAACATTGTTGATTTCAAATAATAAGAATACATCTTCGTATGCAGGATCGTCTACAGGATATACGATTAACAAAGGAGATCTTGGAAATCTTAGTGGAGTAATGACTTTCCAGCTGATGACTGAAAGTGCTTGGAAATTTGTTAATATTGGGATAAATTACTCAAACCAGTCTATTGAAAATTACGTTGAAACTCCGGGAAACAGTAATCTTATCTACGATTTTGATGCAACTAACAGTTCTTCTTTCGGAAAACATGCATATGACAGATATGGTTATTTATCAAAAACAAGTGTAGGTGTAGGTGCGAATTATAATAACAATTTGTATTTAGGAGCTGGTTTGAATTTCCTTAATTCATCCATTGATCAGTCTGATACGGCTATCTTCAATTCTTTGTCTGGTGGAGGTTCAGAGACTTTTAGCAAGCAAAATACACCTTTTTATGAAAGAGGAAATGGTTTCTCAGCTTCGTTAGGGGTTATTAGTAAATTAAGTCCGAACTTTAGAGTTGGTGCGGCTTTAGAAACTCCGACTTTCTGGAACATCGACAGAAGCTACAACTTCTACAATGATCCTATTTATGGAGATGATTATGCAACTGAAAACAGAAAACTGACTTCTCCGCTTAAAGCGACTGTGAGTGCGGCTTTCATTGCCAGCAAAAGCTTCTCTTTAAATGTTGACTATACACTTGGATTAACAAAACCTAAGTATAAAGTCTACGGAGATGCAGAAACTGAATTAAATGATTTCTTTAAAGACAATGCTAAAAATTTATCAGAAGTAAAAGTCGGAGCAGAGTACAGAATTAAGCAATTCAGATTGAGAGGTGGTTATTCTTATGCTTCAAGTCCTTTTGATGCTTTATCGATTAGCAGATATGCGGATAACGGAGATATAGTGGATAACCAATCTTACAACAACTTAATTTTAAGTGACAGAAATGCGTTATCATTCGGGGTTGGATATGATTTCAAGTCGTTCTATATAGATGCATCTTATCAAAATATAACTTCAAAATACAGCAACCCATTATTATATGGTGTGATTGACGGTAATTATGAAGCAGGATATTATTCACCAACACGTCTGATCTCAAGCGATGCTTATGTCGTTTCAGATGTGAAGAATATAAGAAACAACTTCTTTTTTACAGTGGGCTGGAAATTCTAA
- a CDS encoding ZIP family metal transporter produces MTVLLLILSVIAGAFLGKHFGKKEKLAKNLLILSAGFLITICLNEVFPEVYTSETGSNLGIFVIGGVLLQMILEALTKGFEHGHFHHHSEHNILPVALMVGLFIHAFIEGIPLANEEHEFSPYLLGIVFHNLPISFILGAFLFNRKEGSKSNSYPSLLIVALFALASPMGMLLGNYFNPDLQPYFLAIVGGIFLHISSVIIFESNKNHNIDWIKIGLVIVGVSLALIMHLFHSHSPMGHHH; encoded by the coding sequence ATTACAGTACTTTTACTGATCTTGAGTGTCATTGCAGGGGCATTTCTTGGAAAACATTTCGGTAAAAAAGAAAAACTGGCAAAAAATTTATTGATTCTAAGTGCCGGATTTCTGATTACCATTTGTTTAAATGAAGTTTTTCCAGAGGTTTATACTTCTGAAACCGGCAGTAATCTGGGAATTTTCGTCATTGGCGGAGTTCTGCTTCAAATGATTTTAGAAGCTCTTACCAAAGGTTTTGAACACGGCCATTTTCATCATCACAGTGAACATAATATTCTTCCTGTTGCTTTAATGGTGGGCCTTTTCATTCATGCATTTATTGAAGGAATTCCTTTGGCTAATGAAGAGCATGAGTTTTCACCCTATCTTTTGGGAATTGTATTCCATAATCTTCCGATTTCGTTTATTTTGGGAGCGTTTTTATTTAACAGAAAAGAAGGTTCGAAATCAAATTCTTACCCTTCTTTATTAATTGTGGCTCTGTTTGCATTAGCTTCACCGATGGGGATGTTGTTGGGAAATTATTTCAATCCTGACTTACAGCCTTATTTCTTGGCGATTGTCGGAGGAATTTTCTTACACATTTCTTCTGTGATTATTTTTGAAAGTAACAAAAATCATAATATCGACTGGATCAAAATCGGATTGGTAATTGTGGGAGTTTCTTTAGCATTAATAATGCATCTTTTCCACAGCCATTCTCCTATGGGACATCATCATTAA
- a CDS encoding SAM-dependent methyltransferase, whose amino-acid sequence MEWFESWFDTPYYHLLYNNRDYTEAENFITKLTADLQLAPNSKIIDLACGKGRHSVFLNKLGYDVLGLDLSRQSIEFDKQFENQTLLFDVHDMRNPIDADPVDAVFNLFTSFGYFDNENDDKKVFQSVYNALKSGGFFVLDYLNEEYVRKNIVPESLAKRGDIEFKICKKIEGRHIVKDIKFESDGKPYHFFEKVKLHTLEAINSYATDCGFERIKIWGDYQLNEFNRETSLRCINLFKKK is encoded by the coding sequence ATGGAATGGTTTGAATCTTGGTTTGATACCCCTTATTATCATTTACTTTATAATAACAGAGACTATACGGAAGCGGAAAACTTCATTACAAAACTGACTGCAGACCTTCAGCTTGCACCAAATTCTAAAATTATCGACTTGGCTTGCGGAAAAGGAAGACACTCTGTTTTTCTAAATAAATTGGGCTATGATGTTTTAGGACTTGACCTTTCGAGACAGAGTATAGAATTCGACAAACAGTTTGAAAATCAAACACTACTGTTCGATGTACATGATATGAGGAACCCGATTGATGCAGATCCTGTGGATGCTGTTTTTAATCTTTTCACAAGTTTTGGCTATTTCGACAATGAAAACGATGATAAAAAAGTTTTTCAGTCTGTTTATAACGCTTTGAAATCTGGAGGCTTTTTTGTATTGGATTATCTTAACGAAGAATATGTAAGGAAAAATATAGTTCCTGAATCTCTTGCTAAAAGAGGTGATATTGAATTTAAGATTTGTAAGAAAATTGAAGGCAGACATATTGTAAAGGATATTAAGTTTGAAAGTGATGGGAAACCTTACCATTTCTTTGAAAAAGTGAAGCTCCACACTTTGGAAGCCATTAATTCTTATGCAACAGATTGTGGTTTTGAAAGGATAAAAATATGGGGAGATTATCAATTGAATGAGTTTAACAGAGAAACTTCTCTTCGTTGCATTAATTTATTTAAGAAAAAATAA
- a CDS encoding THUMP domain-containing class I SAM-dependent RNA methyltransferase, which translates to MDIENIKIQIKTFFGLEQVLAEEIKKLGGKNVEVKNRAVNCEGDLGFLYKINYSARTALKILVPVHEFKAFNQHQFYDRLFKMEWEQFMDVDQSFAIDATVNSETFKHSQFVTLKMKDAIVDYFQDKFKRRPNVETKHPDIKFHLHIDRELVTISLDSSGDALFKRGYRKEQGEAPINEVLASGMLQLAGWDGKGNFLDPMCGSGTLLIEAAMIALDLPAQIFRRGFAFQNWNNYDADLFAKIKEFRINRVREFTGKIVGYDIDGKMLNAARANIEAAEMEDVIEVTRQDFFDSKKELFPLLMVFNPPYDERISINDDDFYKKIGDTFKTHYPNTLAWLISSDLEAVKKIGLRPSRKIKLFNGKLETRFLQYEMYEGTKKIHKLEEK; encoded by the coding sequence ATGGACATAGAAAATATAAAAATTCAGATAAAAACATTCTTCGGATTAGAGCAGGTTTTGGCTGAAGAAATCAAAAAATTAGGTGGAAAAAACGTTGAAGTTAAAAACAGGGCAGTAAATTGCGAAGGCGATTTGGGCTTTTTGTATAAAATTAATTATTCTGCGAGAACGGCTTTAAAAATTTTAGTTCCGGTTCATGAATTTAAGGCTTTCAATCAACATCAGTTTTATGACAGGCTTTTTAAAATGGAATGGGAGCAGTTTATGGATGTAGACCAGTCTTTTGCAATTGATGCAACGGTAAATTCTGAAACATTCAAACATTCACAATTCGTGACTCTGAAAATGAAAGATGCAATCGTTGATTATTTTCAGGATAAATTTAAAAGGCGTCCGAATGTGGAAACTAAACATCCGGATATTAAATTTCACCTTCATATCGACAGAGAATTGGTGACCATTTCTTTAGATTCTTCGGGTGATGCTTTGTTTAAAAGAGGATACAGAAAAGAGCAGGGTGAAGCACCTATTAACGAGGTTTTAGCTAGTGGAATGCTTCAACTGGCAGGTTGGGACGGAAAAGGAAACTTCCTTGACCCAATGTGTGGTTCGGGAACACTTTTGATAGAAGCTGCAATGATCGCATTAGATCTTCCAGCACAGATTTTCAGAAGAGGATTTGCTTTCCAAAACTGGAACAATTATGATGCTGATTTATTTGCTAAAATTAAAGAATTCAGAATCAATCGTGTAAGAGAATTTACCGGGAAAATTGTTGGGTACGACATCGACGGAAAAATGCTGAATGCTGCAAGAGCGAATATTGAAGCTGCAGAAATGGAAGATGTAATCGAAGTAACAAGGCAAGATTTCTTTGATTCTAAAAAAGAACTTTTCCCATTATTAATGGTTTTCAACCCGCCTTACGACGAGAGAATCTCTATTAATGATGATGATTTTTACAAGAAAATAGGAGATACTTTCAAAACTCATTATCCGAATACTTTAGCTTGGCTAATTTCATCTGACTTGGAAGCGGTGAAGAAAATTGGTCTTCGTCCGT